In the Pseudomonadota bacterium genome, GATGGAGACCGCCAGACCCGCCCCTTCACGGGGATCGGTTCCCGCGCCCAGCTCGTCGAGCAGAACGAGGGTGCCCTGTCCCGCCTTCGACACGATGCGCGAGATCTGCAGCAGATGGGCGGAGAACGTGCTCAGGTTCTGATGGATGCTCTGCTCGTCACCGATGTCGGCGTACACACCGCGGAAGAAGCCGATTCGCGAGCCTTCTCCAACCGGCACCGGCAGGCCGCACATCGCCATGAGAACCACCAGGCCGACGGTCTTGAGGCTCACGGTCTTGCCCCCGGTGTTGGGGCCGGTCACGACGAGGACGCGGCACCCGCCGCCCCCGTCTCCCCCCTCTGGCGGGCTCCCCACGTCGAGATCGATGGGCACGGCGCGCGCGCCGAGGAGCGGATGTCGCGCCTTCCGCAGCGTCACGCGGGGACGCTCCTCGACGAGAACCAGGCTGGCATGCGTCTTCGAGGCGTGACGCGCCGTGGCCATGAGCATGTCGAGGTGCGCGAGGATCTCGTCATTGGCGCACACGTCATCGCAGACGGCACCCACCCGTTCGCTCAGCGCGCGCAAGATGCGCTCGACCTCGTGGCTCTCGTCGATGCGCAGGGCGCGAAGGTCGTTGTCGAGATCGACTACCGCCAGCGGCTCCATGAAGACGGTGGCACCGCTGGCCGAGGCGTCGTGAACGAGCCCCTCGAAAACGCCGCGATACTCGGCCTTCACGGGCACGACGTATCGGTCTTGACGGGTTGTCACGTACGGCTCCTGGAGCATGCGCGCCACAGCGGGGTTGCGCAGCACCGCCTGCATGCGGCCACCGATCTTGTTCTGGAGGGTTCGGATGCGAACGCGGATGTCCTCGAGACGGGCGCTGGCGGTCTCGCGAACCTCGCCCTCCGATGTGAGCGTTCCCTCGATGTGGCGAACGATGTCCGGATGGACCGAGAGCACCTCGGCTCGCGCCGCCATGCGAGGCGCCGTCTGCGCGCGCTCGAGCAGGAAGGCCCGTGTCTGCACCGCCACCCGCAACGTGTTCCCCACATCGAGGAGCACCGACGGCTCGAGAACCCCGCCCTTTCTGGCCATCTCTGCGTGTGCGCGAATGTCGCGCACCCCACGCAGCGGGGGGACACTCATCTGCTCATCGAAGCGGATCGCCTCCGCCACCTCGGCCTGACGCGCGCGCACGTCATCGAGGCTGGCGAGCGGATACAGGGCGAGCACGGCCTCACGGCCGCGGCTCCACACCGACTCAGCGGCGATCTGATCGAGCACGAGCGAGAGCTCGAGAACATCGCGAGATTGCTCTTCTACTGCAGGTTCCACGGCGTGGAGAGTTCCGCGGCGGCGGCGACGGCCCCTCTCCCGCTGCGCGCGTGAACCCAGCCAGCGCCCCCACGGAACCG is a window encoding:
- a CDS encoding endonuclease MutS2 produces the protein MEPAVEEQSRDVLELSLVLDQIAAESVWSRGREAVLALYPLASLDDVRARQAEVAEAIRFDEQMSVPPLRGVRDIRAHAEMARKGGVLEPSVLLDVGNTLRVAVQTRAFLLERAQTAPRMAARAEVLSVHPDIVRHIEGTLTSEGEVRETASARLEDIRVRIRTLQNKIGGRMQAVLRNPAVARMLQEPYVTTRQDRYVVPVKAEYRGVFEGLVHDASASGATVFMEPLAVVDLDNDLRALRIDESHEVERILRALSERVGAVCDDVCANDEILAHLDMLMATARHASKTHASLVLVEERPRVTLRKARHPLLGARAVPIDLDVGSPPEGGDGGGGCRVLVVTGPNTGGKTVSLKTVGLVVLMAMCGLPVPVGEGSRIGFFRGVYADIGDEQSIHQNLSTFSAHLLQISRIVSKAGQGTLVLLDELGAGTDPREGAGLAVSILEHLHALGALVICTTHHNDLKAFASGYDGAMNAAMEFDPRTLQPTYRILQGLPGRSCALEISERLGLPAAVLSRARELLGTAHFEV